From Kineosporia corallincola, one genomic window encodes:
- a CDS encoding LysR family transcriptional regulator, with amino-acid sequence MKIDPRRLRFLLAIAREGGVLAAADELGVTPSAVSQQLARLESESGCALVIRTSHGVLLTEAGQAMVEAAEDIERALNLVRAKLLEDEVDPVGTVRVGIFQTFLRVVFAPNLREWRNRHPRLRFEVREDDQEELLRQLRSGDLDMVVLELDAQQASPRLPKNMTETPLLDEPWRLVVPSGAQQASGEQVDVVDIARQSLPWLGLDASAAGAQATHRVRRALGVSGPMVHTYQDIHTALALVAAGEGVALVPSLALFGVSHPGVSPLEIPGLGTRRIVLRRYEGRAVPEALDVAASLIREAAAAVSLEETIS; translated from the coding sequence ATGAAGATCGACCCCCGCCGGCTGCGCTTCCTGCTGGCGATCGCCCGGGAGGGCGGGGTGCTGGCGGCGGCCGACGAGCTGGGTGTCACGCCGTCCGCCGTTTCCCAGCAGTTGGCCCGCCTGGAGTCCGAATCGGGTTGCGCACTGGTGATTCGCACGTCGCACGGCGTGCTGCTGACCGAGGCCGGTCAGGCCATGGTGGAGGCCGCCGAGGACATCGAGCGGGCGCTCAACCTGGTGCGCGCCAAGCTGCTCGAAGACGAGGTCGACCCGGTCGGCACGGTGCGGGTCGGCATCTTCCAGACGTTCCTGCGCGTGGTGTTCGCCCCGAATCTGCGCGAATGGCGTAATCGGCACCCCAGGCTGCGGTTCGAGGTGCGTGAGGACGACCAGGAGGAGCTGCTGCGGCAGCTGCGCTCCGGCGACCTGGACATGGTGGTGCTGGAACTCGACGCCCAGCAGGCGTCCCCGCGTCTGCCGAAGAACATGACCGAGACGCCGCTGCTCGACGAGCCCTGGCGGCTGGTGGTGCCGTCCGGGGCGCAGCAGGCGTCGGGGGAGCAGGTCGACGTGGTCGACATCGCCCGGCAGTCACTGCCCTGGCTCGGGCTGGACGCCTCGGCCGCGGGGGCCCAGGCCACCCACCGCGTGCGCCGGGCCCTGGGCGTCTCCGGCCCGATGGTGCACACCTATCAGGACATTCACACCGCCCTGGCCCTGGTGGCCGCCGGCGAGGGAGTGGCGCTGGTGCCCTCGCTGGCGCTGTTCGGCGTCTCCCACCCGGGGGTCAGCCCGCTGGAGATCCCCGGTCTGGGCACCCGCCGGATCGTGCTGCGCCGCTACGAGGGCCGCGCGGTGCCCGAGGCCCTCGACGTGGCGGCCAGCCTGATCCGCGAGGCCGCGGCCGCGGTCAGCCTGGAGGAGACGATCAGCTGA
- a CDS encoding pyridoxamine 5'-phosphate oxidase family protein, whose translation MHSTTTPLSPTDRTRVNRGKKRARTDRSDLYDVLDAGLVCHLGVVVDGAPMVVPTAYGRIGDTLYLHGSTGARSLRAGGEVCVTVTLVDGLVLARSVFHHSMNYRSAMVYGQVRRVDDPAEREAGLTAIVDHAVPGQWAYARRPSTKELAATIVLALSLEEASVKARSGAPVDDDADYDLPVWAGVVPVAQVRQDVEPDPRLAEGITVPAHIRAAAGAELGAELSPVPPAAR comes from the coding sequence ATGCACTCCACGACCACTCCGCTCTCCCCCACCGACCGCACCCGCGTGAACCGGGGCAAGAAGCGCGCCCGCACCGACCGTTCCGACCTGTACGACGTGCTCGACGCCGGGCTGGTCTGCCACCTCGGCGTGGTGGTCGACGGTGCGCCGATGGTGGTGCCGACGGCGTACGGGCGGATCGGCGACACGCTGTATCTGCACGGCTCGACCGGCGCCCGGTCGCTGCGGGCCGGCGGCGAGGTGTGTGTGACGGTGACGCTGGTGGACGGGCTGGTGCTGGCCCGGTCGGTGTTCCACCACTCGATGAACTACCGCTCGGCCATGGTCTACGGCCAGGTGCGGCGGGTGGACGACCCGGCCGAGCGGGAGGCCGGGCTGACCGCGATCGTCGACCACGCGGTGCCCGGCCAGTGGGCCTACGCCCGCCGGCCCAGCACCAAGGAGCTGGCGGCCACCATCGTGCTCGCGCTGTCGCTGGAGGAGGCATCGGTGAAGGCCCGCTCCGGTGCGCCGGTGGACGACGACGCGGACTACGACCTGCCGGTGTGGGCCGGGGTGGTGCCGGTGGCCCAGGTGCGCCAGGACGTGGAACCGGACCCGCGGCTGGCGGAGGGGATCACCGTGCCCGCCCACATCCGCGCAGCGGCCGGTGCTGAGCTCGGCGCCGAGCTCAGCCCAGTGCCACCAGCAGCACGGTGA
- a CDS encoding efflux RND transporter permease subunit encodes MSALTRLSLANRALVLLVSLAIIGFGLLAVPSLKQQLLPSLEIPAAVVTATYPGAAPDTVETQLVEPLEEAVRGVEGVTGVVSTAAEGFATVQVELEYGTDIDQASNRMQTALGRIGSQLPDGADPQVLAGSTDDLLPAVLLSAADGSGDTSALASRLEQQVLPELGQIDGVRAADLTGAPEKQIVVTPDAAKMAAAGVDTQALSAALESAGTAIPAGTVTDGTQSLTVQTGGAVSTLDDLRDLYVGSAKLDSIATVESVTVPPTSITRTDGQASLGISVTMTPDGNAVDISHAIEDRVGDWQAALGPDAHLVTVFDQAPFIEQSIESLATEGLLGLVMAVVVILVFLTSIRSTLVTAVSIPLSVLIALIVMWADGISLNVLSLGGLTIAIGRVVDDSIVVLENIKRHLGYGEEKSRAIFGAVREVAGAITASTITTVAVFLPLSLVGGLVGELFRPFGITVTVALLASLLVALTIVPVLAYWFLRQPTEQAQAQAEQVRAAAEQKERDSRLHRIYVPVIRFAVRRRWTTVALSLVVLVATIAMTPLLKTNFIDQSGQNTLSITQTLPVGTGLAATDAAAQKVESVLSEEPDLESYQVTTGGGAFPGLVGSSNGASFSLTVDEDADIEEVQTRLENEVGELSDVGDVVVTGGAQAGFGSGIEVQVQAGDQETLTAASEQVRAAVAEVDMLKDVTSDLSEQIPRVEVDVKPEKAAGFGLSESAVAGLVANAFRGTAAGDVTVDGSRQDIVISGGAQAPATVAEVKAIQIPTGDGPKKLSQLADVRTVDGPVQVSRIDGARSATVSGTPVNPDDLGAATTQVNEKLDALDLPAGASYQLGGASADQSEAFGQLGLALLAAVVIVFVVMVATFKSLVQPLVLLVSIPFAATGAILLLVLTNTPLGVAALIGMLMLVGIVVTNAIVLIDLVNQYRRDGMPLAEAVVEGGRHRLRPILMTALATIFALLPMAVGLTGHDGFISQPLAVVVIGGLISATLLTLVLVPSLYTLVEGRKERRSGPVRVSPQG; translated from the coding sequence ATGTCAGCCCTGACCCGGCTCAGCCTGGCCAACCGCGCGCTGGTCCTGCTGGTGTCCCTGGCCATCATCGGGTTCGGCCTCCTGGCCGTCCCCTCGCTCAAGCAGCAGCTGCTGCCCTCTCTGGAGATCCCGGCGGCGGTCGTCACCGCCACCTACCCCGGCGCGGCGCCCGACACCGTCGAGACCCAGCTGGTCGAGCCGCTCGAAGAGGCCGTGCGCGGCGTCGAGGGCGTGACCGGCGTGGTGTCCACCGCCGCCGAGGGTTTCGCCACCGTGCAGGTCGAGCTGGAGTACGGCACCGACATCGACCAGGCCAGTAACCGCATGCAGACGGCGCTGGGCCGGATCGGCTCGCAGCTGCCGGACGGCGCCGACCCGCAGGTGCTGGCCGGCAGCACCGACGACCTGCTGCCCGCGGTGCTGCTGTCCGCCGCCGACGGTTCCGGCGACACCAGTGCCCTGGCCAGCAGGCTGGAGCAGCAGGTGCTGCCGGAGCTCGGCCAGATCGACGGGGTGCGCGCGGCCGACCTGACCGGTGCGCCGGAGAAGCAGATCGTGGTCACCCCGGACGCGGCGAAGATGGCCGCGGCCGGGGTGGACACCCAGGCACTCAGCGCCGCGCTGGAGAGCGCCGGCACCGCGATCCCGGCCGGCACGGTCACCGACGGCACGCAGTCGCTGACCGTCCAGACGGGTGGCGCCGTCAGCACTCTCGACGATCTGCGCGATCTCTACGTCGGGTCGGCGAAGCTGGACTCGATCGCCACGGTCGAGTCGGTCACCGTGCCGCCCACCTCGATCACCCGGACCGACGGCCAGGCCAGCCTGGGCATCTCGGTCACCATGACGCCGGACGGCAACGCGGTCGACATCTCGCACGCGATCGAGGACCGGGTGGGCGACTGGCAGGCCGCGCTCGGCCCGGACGCCCACCTGGTGACCGTGTTCGACCAGGCGCCGTTCATCGAGCAGTCGATCGAGTCGCTGGCCACCGAGGGGCTGCTCGGCCTGGTCATGGCCGTGGTGGTGATCCTGGTGTTCCTCACCTCGATCCGCTCCACACTGGTCACCGCCGTGTCGATCCCGCTGTCGGTGCTGATCGCGCTGATCGTGATGTGGGCCGACGGGATCTCGCTGAACGTGCTGTCGCTCGGCGGCCTGACGATCGCGATCGGCCGGGTGGTCGACGACTCGATCGTGGTGCTGGAGAACATCAAACGCCACCTCGGCTACGGCGAGGAGAAGAGCCGGGCGATCTTCGGGGCGGTGCGTGAGGTGGCCGGTGCGATCACCGCCTCGACCATCACCACGGTGGCCGTGTTCCTGCCGCTCAGCCTGGTCGGCGGGCTGGTGGGCGAGCTGTTCCGGCCGTTCGGCATCACCGTGACCGTGGCCCTGCTGGCCTCGCTGCTGGTGGCGCTGACCATCGTGCCGGTACTGGCCTACTGGTTCCTGCGGCAGCCCACCGAGCAGGCGCAGGCACAGGCCGAGCAGGTGCGGGCCGCGGCCGAGCAGAAGGAACGCGACAGCCGTCTGCACCGGATCTACGTGCCGGTGATCCGTTTCGCGGTGCGCCGGCGCTGGACCACGGTGGCGCTGTCGCTGGTGGTCCTGGTGGCCACGATCGCGATGACCCCGCTGCTGAAGACCAACTTCATCGACCAGTCCGGGCAGAACACACTGAGCATCACCCAGACCCTGCCGGTCGGCACCGGCCTGGCCGCCACCGACGCCGCGGCGCAGAAGGTGGAGAGCGTGCTCAGCGAGGAGCCCGACCTGGAGTCCTACCAGGTGACCACCGGTGGCGGGGCCTTCCCCGGTCTGGTGGGCAGCAGCAACGGTGCGTCGTTCTCGCTGACGGTCGACGAGGACGCCGACATCGAGGAGGTGCAGACCCGGCTGGAGAACGAGGTGGGCGAGCTCTCCGACGTCGGCGACGTGGTCGTGACCGGCGGTGCGCAGGCCGGTTTCGGCTCCGGCATCGAGGTGCAGGTGCAGGCCGGCGACCAGGAGACGCTCACCGCGGCGTCCGAGCAGGTGCGGGCAGCGGTGGCCGAGGTGGACATGCTGAAGGACGTCACCAGCGACCTGTCCGAGCAGATCCCGCGCGTCGAGGTGGACGTGAAGCCGGAGAAGGCAGCCGGTTTCGGGCTCAGCGAGTCCGCCGTGGCGGGTCTGGTGGCGAACGCGTTCCGCGGCACCGCGGCCGGCGACGTGACCGTGGACGGCAGCCGCCAGGACATCGTGATCAGCGGCGGCGCGCAGGCCCCGGCCACGGTGGCCGAGGTGAAGGCGATCCAGATCCCGACCGGCGACGGCCCGAAGAAGCTGTCGCAGCTCGCCGACGTGCGCACGGTGGACGGCCCGGTGCAGGTCAGCCGGATCGACGGCGCCCGTAGCGCGACGGTCAGCGGCACTCCGGTGAACCCCGACGACCTGGGCGCCGCCACCACGCAGGTGAACGAGAAGCTGGACGCGCTCGACCTGCCGGCCGGCGCGAGCTATCAGCTGGGTGGGGCCTCGGCCGACCAGAGCGAGGCGTTCGGTCAGCTCGGCCTGGCGCTGCTGGCCGCCGTCGTCATCGTGTTCGTGGTCATGGTGGCCACGTTCAAGAGCCTGGTGCAGCCGCTGGTGCTGCTGGTCTCGATCCCGTTCGCGGCCACCGGCGCGATCCTCCTGCTGGTGCTGACGAACACCCCGCTGGGCGTCGCGGCCCTGATCGGCATGCTGATGCTGGTCGGCATCGTGGTGACCAACGCGATCGTGCTGATCGACCTGGTCAACCAGTACCGGCGCGACGGCATGCCGCTGGCCGAGGCGGTGGTCGAGGGTGGCCGGCACCGGCTGCGCCCGATCCTGATGACGGCCCTGGCCACGATCTTCGCCCTGCTGCCGATGGCGGTGGGCCTGACCGGGCACGACGGGTTCATCTCGCAGCCGCTGGCCGTGGTGGTGATCGGCGGCCTGATCAGTGCCACCCTGCTCACCCTGGTGCTGGTGCCGAGCCTGTACACGCTGGTGGAGGGTCGCAAGGAGCGCCGTTCCGGGCCGGTTCGGGTTAGCCCGCAAGGGTGA
- a CDS encoding TetR/AcrR family transcriptional regulator — protein MSPVNPGPGLRERRKRATREALTQAALTLAAGHGLEHVTVEAISEAAGVSPRTFFNYFATKEDAVVGDAGEGMARVCHHVRTLPAELSALAALRTALTRELVETPHEQATFTLRMAVLEQSPSLYPRIMASTESAMRELTQAIADRVGVDAGHPFPCLLAVVAGSAFRATLMKWHTAGGTADPAALLTETFELLAAGLPDPKPDPNLAPKP, from the coding sequence GTGTCCCCTGTCAACCCCGGGCCGGGGCTGCGTGAGCGCCGAAAACGCGCGACCCGTGAGGCTTTGACCCAGGCAGCCCTGACCCTGGCCGCGGGGCACGGGCTGGAGCACGTCACCGTCGAGGCGATCAGCGAGGCCGCGGGCGTGTCGCCGCGCACGTTCTTTAACTACTTCGCCACCAAGGAAGACGCCGTGGTGGGCGACGCGGGCGAGGGCATGGCCCGGGTCTGCCACCACGTGCGCACGCTGCCCGCCGAGCTGTCCGCGCTCGCCGCGCTGCGCACGGCCCTCACCCGTGAACTCGTCGAGACCCCGCACGAGCAGGCCACTTTCACCCTGCGGATGGCGGTGCTGGAACAGTCGCCGTCGCTGTACCCGCGGATCATGGCGAGCACCGAGTCGGCCATGCGGGAGCTCACCCAGGCGATCGCCGACCGGGTGGGTGTGGACGCCGGCCATCCGTTTCCCTGTCTGCTCGCCGTGGTCGCCGGCTCGGCGTTCCGGGCCACCCTGATGAAGTGGCACACCGCCGGGGGCACCGCCGATCCGGCCGCACTGCTGACCGAGACGTTCGAGCTGCTCGCAGCCGGGCTCCCCGATCCGAAACCCGACCCGAATCTCGCCCCGAAACCGTAG
- a CDS encoding GntR family transcriptional regulator translates to MPISPYRHIADEIVARIVAGHHRPGTLLPSPGDLEHQGYPIGAARDALRWLVRHGWAEARPGTGYHVTDDPPVAELDWAAMELLAEEHVQRYRRGPGGPVS, encoded by the coding sequence GTGCCCATCTCTCCCTACCGCCACATCGCCGACGAGATCGTGGCGCGCATCGTGGCCGGTCACCATCGGCCGGGCACGCTGCTGCCGAGCCCGGGCGACCTGGAGCACCAGGGCTACCCGATCGGTGCCGCGCGCGACGCCCTGCGCTGGCTCGTGCGGCACGGCTGGGCCGAGGCACGCCCGGGCACCGGGTATCACGTCACCGACGACCCGCCGGTGGCCGAGCTCGACTGGGCGGCCATGGAACTGCTGGCGGAGGAGCACGTGCAGCGTTATCGCAGGGGGCCGGGCGGGCCCGTCAGCTGA
- a CDS encoding DUF1304 domain-containing protein codes for MLVLGAVTGVAAVLFHVGAFVMESLLWTRPAVFGRFGIGSAAEAETIRPMAYNQGFYNLALAVGVAVGLVLLTRDGDALVVGRTLVVFGSACMALAGLVLATTGRNYLRPAVFQFIPAALTVLLVALG; via the coding sequence GTGCTCGTCCTGGGTGCGGTGACCGGCGTCGCGGCGGTGCTCTTCCACGTGGGGGCATTCGTGATGGAGAGCTTGCTCTGGACCCGCCCGGCGGTGTTCGGGCGCTTCGGCATCGGGTCCGCGGCGGAGGCCGAGACGATCCGCCCGATGGCCTACAACCAGGGCTTCTACAACCTGGCGCTGGCCGTCGGTGTGGCGGTCGGTCTGGTGCTGCTGACCCGTGACGGCGATGCCCTGGTGGTGGGCCGCACACTGGTCGTGTTCGGCAGCGCCTGCATGGCCCTGGCCGGCCTGGTGCTGGCCACCACCGGCCGGAACTACCTGCGCCCGGCCGTGTTCCAGTTCATCCCGGCCGCGCTCACCGTGCTGCTGGTGGCACTGGGCTGA
- the pdxR gene encoding MocR-like pyridoxine biosynthesis transcription factor PdxR → MRQHVMPPLVLDRAGGSSLAAQLYEQLRSALDSGALRPGERMPSSRVLAQHLAVSRIVVTDVYQRLTAEGRLEGQHGSGTFVARQPVPATPVRPQPEGSPEPEVIDLRPGTPWVAGYDQAAWRRAWRAAGDLPPAARPDPYGAPDLRAHLAEHLRRSRAVPVRAEHLMVTRGTGHGLDLLVATVLEPGGRVGVEDPGYAKARNVLAARGARVVPVPVDEYGVITDALPDDLALLYTTPAHQYPLGGRLPPARRRALADWARDTGGLLVEDDYDAEFRYDVAPLPTLFSQAPEHVVLLGTLSKSLSPDLGLGWLIATPALLSRIAARRYELSDRPPGAVQRAVATLMANGDMDRHLHRMRREYARRRAMIVGLLGDRVRGEAAGLHVMVELPGELVDQVVTRAAGHGILLDTIERHYAATPLSGVPPVGSPQSGAPRVGPPPGRSPVSGLSSVSSPPLVSSPPLVSSPPLAGGLPIAGEPRRHGLVIGYGAADLDQIERGCRILRDLIQG, encoded by the coding sequence TTGCGTCAGCACGTCATGCCCCCGCTGGTGCTCGACCGGGCGGGAGGGTCGTCCCTGGCCGCCCAGCTGTACGAGCAGCTGCGCTCCGCACTCGACTCCGGCGCGCTGCGGCCCGGCGAGCGGATGCCCTCGTCGCGGGTGCTGGCCCAGCACCTGGCGGTGAGCCGGATCGTGGTCACCGACGTGTACCAGCGGCTCACCGCCGAGGGCCGGCTGGAAGGGCAGCACGGGTCGGGCACTTTCGTGGCGCGGCAGCCGGTGCCCGCCACGCCGGTCCGGCCCCAGCCCGAGGGTTCTCCCGAGCCGGAGGTCATCGACCTGCGCCCGGGCACACCGTGGGTGGCCGGTTACGACCAGGCGGCCTGGCGGCGGGCCTGGCGCGCGGCCGGCGACCTGCCCCCGGCCGCCCGCCCGGACCCCTACGGCGCCCCCGACCTGCGGGCCCATCTGGCCGAGCACCTGCGCCGCTCGCGCGCGGTGCCGGTGCGGGCCGAGCACCTGATGGTCACCCGCGGCACCGGTCACGGCCTCGACCTGCTGGTGGCCACCGTGCTGGAGCCGGGCGGACGGGTGGGCGTGGAGGACCCGGGCTACGCGAAGGCCCGCAACGTGCTGGCCGCGCGTGGCGCCCGGGTGGTGCCGGTACCGGTGGACGAGTACGGCGTGATCACCGACGCTCTGCCCGACGACCTGGCGCTGCTCTACACCACGCCGGCTCATCAGTACCCGCTCGGTGGGCGGTTGCCGCCGGCCCGGCGCCGGGCCCTGGCCGACTGGGCCAGGGACACCGGCGGACTGCTGGTGGAAGACGACTACGACGCCGAGTTCCGTTACGACGTGGCCCCTCTGCCCACGTTGTTCAGTCAGGCGCCGGAGCACGTGGTGCTGCTCGGCACGCTGTCCAAGTCGCTCAGCCCCGACCTGGGCCTGGGCTGGCTGATCGCCACGCCCGCCCTGCTGTCCCGGATCGCCGCCCGGCGGTACGAGCTGTCCGACCGGCCCCCGGGTGCGGTGCAGCGTGCCGTCGCCACCCTGATGGCCAACGGCGACATGGACCGCCACCTGCACCGCATGCGCCGGGAGTACGCCCGCCGCCGGGCCATGATCGTCGGGCTGCTGGGCGACCGGGTGCGTGGCGAGGCCGCCGGGCTGCACGTGATGGTCGAGCTGCCCGGCGAACTCGTCGACCAGGTGGTGACCCGGGCCGCCGGTCACGGCATCCTGCTGGACACCATCGAAAGGCACTACGCCGCCACACCCCTGAGCGGCGTGCCCCCGGTCGGATCTCCTCAGAGCGGCGCGCCTCGGGTCGGCCCTCCTCCGGGCAGGTCGCCGGTGAGCGGCCTTTCCTCGGTGAGCAGCCCTCCCTTGGTGAGCAGCCCTCCCTTGGTGAGCAGTCCCCCCTTGGCGGGCGGCCTTCCCATAGCCGGTGAACCCCGTCGGCACGGGCTGGTGATCGGTTACGGGGCGGCCGACCTGGACCAGATCGAGCGGGGCTGCCGGATCCTGCGCGACCTGATCCAGGGATAG
- a CDS encoding CBU_0592 family membrane protein, translated as MAAMLGWLGTFGTFAAYLLLSRGSWTATSLRYSLLNAVGGTAGAIGSSLYGAWPSAVSNLLWAAIGTHAVVTTLLQRHQARGPRTGAGPASSPAAQPKLV; from the coding sequence ATGGCGGCAATGCTCGGCTGGCTGGGTACTTTCGGCACTTTCGCCGCCTACCTGCTCCTCAGCCGCGGCAGCTGGACGGCGACGTCCCTGCGGTACTCCCTCCTCAACGCCGTCGGCGGCACGGCCGGCGCGATCGGCAGCTCGCTCTACGGCGCCTGGCCCAGCGCGGTGTCGAACCTGCTGTGGGCCGCGATCGGCACCCACGCCGTGGTGACCACGCTGCTCCAGCGCCACCAGGCCCGCGGCCCGCGCACCGGCGCCGGCCCGGCCTCCAGCCCAGCGGCCCAGCCCAAACTGGTCTGA
- a CDS encoding TetR/AcrR family transcriptional regulator has product MARGKGFDDLTAVTAARDVFWERGYGSTSLAQLQAATGLSKSSLYETYGSKRDLFGRCAQNYLDLVIGPRIAPLETGDAGKDVLVRYFSDLAELFRTAPDRLARRGCLLLNTATDLNDLDAAAAGLVRDYRDRVRTAFLAVARRVRVADPEHRAELLTAGQIGLMVTSRLDPALAAGLADALAREVAGWEPVS; this is encoded by the coding sequence ATGGCGCGCGGCAAGGGGTTCGACGACCTGACGGCGGTGACCGCGGCGCGGGACGTGTTCTGGGAGCGCGGTTACGGCTCCACGTCACTCGCGCAGTTGCAGGCGGCGACCGGCCTGAGCAAGTCCAGCCTGTACGAGACCTACGGCAGCAAGCGCGACCTGTTCGGCCGTTGCGCGCAGAACTACCTCGACCTGGTGATCGGGCCGCGGATCGCCCCGCTGGAGACCGGCGATGCCGGGAAAGACGTTCTGGTGCGGTATTTCTCGGACCTCGCCGAGTTGTTCCGCACCGCCCCGGACCGGCTGGCCCGGCGTGGCTGCCTACTGCTGAACACCGCCACCGACCTGAACGACCTGGACGCGGCGGCGGCCGGGCTGGTGCGCGACTACCGGGACCGGGTGCGCACGGCCTTCCTGGCCGTGGCCCGCCGGGTGCGGGTGGCCGATCCGGAGCACCGGGCCGAGCTGCTGACCGCCGGCCAGATCGGCCTGATGGTCACCTCGCGACTCGACCCGGCCCTGGCCGCGGGCCTGGCCGATGCCCTGGCCCGCGAGGTGGCCGGGTGGGAGCCCGTCAGCTGA